The Cylindrospermum stagnale PCC 7417 genome segment TTCACTCCCAATCCTTGCAAGTAAGATAAGCTACTGGTCAATTCTTGAGAATGTCCCGAAATTTCCAAATCAAACCAGCCGTCACTGTCATTACCTGATGCTAGAGATGCCGCTTTGATATTCACGGTTAAACCATAGCGCGAAACCAGCCGAGAAATCACAGGTTGTCTGTGATAACGCTGGGGTACAAAAATTCGGCTGTTAACTGGGTCAAAGTTTACGGGTTTAGTGGTAGACATTGCACTAATACCCCATAACAATCGGGTAGTCCAAGAACACTGCTACCAAAACAAGAGATTTAGGGAGAAAAAACGGTAATTTTCTTAATTTTGCCCGACTGGATCTGAGTTTCATGCAGATGCTCCTGTTCTAGGCTATACAAAATACTACAAGTCTATCGGAATAGTGTATTTAATACTTATTGTAAAATATATTTCCCCGAAAGTCGCAAAAAACAAAGCGTAAATTCCCTAGACATCAGGTAAATCTATAGCGGTATAACTAACCCCTCGCGCTGGGTGTAAGAACCGAAAAACCTTAACTGAGACGGGCTAAAACGTAATCACGGGTGCGGGAGTCAAGAGCGTTGGTAAAAATTTTAGTTGTGGGAACAAATTCCAGCATTTGACCAATGCGATTTTCATTGCTGTGAAAGAAAGCCGTAACATCAGATAGCCGAGCTATTTGCTGCATATTATGAGTGGTAATCACAATTGCTAGTTCAGAACGCAAACGCTGAATCAGTTCCTCAATTTTCATTGAGGCGGCGGGGTCAAGACCAGAGCAAGGCTCATCCATCAAGAGAACTTTCGGTTTAACGGCTAAAACGCGAGCAATGCATAGTCGCTGTTGTTGTCCGCCAGAAAGGTCTAAAGCGGATTTATGCAGTTTATTCTTCACTTCATCCCAGAGATCTGCGGCTTTGATGGCTGATTCGACAATCCTGTCTAACTCAACTTTCGGATGCCATCCTACTAATTTCGCCCCATAGGCAACATTATCATAAACACTCATAGGGAATAGATTTGGCTTGGGGAACACCATACTAACTTGGCGGCGGAGCCGATTTAAGTTGATGCGACGCTCATAAATATTTTGGCCAAAAAATTCTACCTTCCCCTCAACTCGCACTTCTCCTTCTAATTCACTCATGCGATTTAGAGATTTCATAAAAGTAGACTTGCCACAACTACTAGGGCCAATAATTGCTGTTACTTTGTTTTGCTGAATATCCATTGACACGTTTTCAAATATTTTTTGGGTGCCGTAATAAAAGCCGAAGTTTTTAACTCTGATGGCGGGAATTATTTTATTCATACTTGCAAAACGGGTGAAATCGATATTGATTAAGCAAAGCAGTCAAATCAGCGGTGCTATTGCACTATCTTGCTTTGAGGGGTGAGACCGGAGAGCATGACCTAACTAAGCATCAGTTATGCATTTGATAAATGCTTAGAAAATATGTTACATCAATTTCTATTGCTAGAGAATTTTTATAACTAATTTTCACCATATTACTTTGTATTGATGCACACAAAATAGGGGAGCTAATTGTCAGGGCAGTTTTCCTAACCCAAAGAAAGGCCAGAGGATTAATGTGTACTGAGTTTTTTTCAACAATAAAATCTGATTTTTATATTCTTTCAGTCCTAATACTTAAGTATTTACCTGTACGTATATCATTGATCACGGTTCGGATGTAACTTTCATCAGCACCCAAGGTTTTAAGCAGATGGTTTCCCAACTCTAGGGCCGCTTCAAATTCAGGTTGTACCACTTCCTTTGCACCCATCTGAGTCAAGAGATCAATTTCTTTATCAGTGTGGGAACGCACAATTACATCTAAATTAGGAGCAATAGCAAGAGCATATTTGAGAAGTAAACGCGTACTGGCTGGGTCTGGAAGCGCAATTGCTAAAGCCTTGGCAGTTTCTAAATGTGCTTTCTCTAAAACTAATTCAGAATCGGCATCACCAAAAATGTAAGGAATTTTGTGCATCCGTAACCTTTGCAGAGATGCTTCACTGTTTTCTATTACTAAAACTGAATATTTCTGGCCTTGTAAAATATTGACAATTACTTGCCCTACTCTACCGTAACCAGCTACCACGACATGACCCCTCATTTTTTCTGGCATCAATAGAGTTTTTGCTGTGTAAAACCGTTGCAAAAACCCTGTCAGCCAAGGTATACGGGTCAAGCTAGCCGCTATTTTTGGTGCAACATCTAGCCATAAAGGAGTCAGGACGAGTGTAATAGCAGTTGTTCCCAAGAGTAAGTAATAGATTTGTTGGGAGATCAGCCCTAAATCCAGACCAACCAATGCTAATACAAAAGAAAATTCTCCAATTTGATTTATCCCAAAGCTGACTATAATGCTAGTTTTTAAAGAGTAACCAAAACCCAGACTAATCAGCAAAACAATTATGGCTTTACCCAGCATTACTAGGGTCACTAATCCTAAAATTAGTCCAAAATTATTGAGGACAATAGCAGGGTCAATGAGCATTCCTATTGAGGCAAAAAATAGACTAGCAAAGGTATCTCGCAAAGGTAAAATCTTGGCTAAAGCTTGGTCAGCATAATCAATTTCAGAAATCATTAAACCTGCTACAAAAGCACCCATTGCTATTGAAAGACCTAAAGCGACTGTTGTCAAAGATAGCCCCAAACACAGGGCAATTACTCCTAACATAAATAATTCATCACTCTCCGTGGCAGCCAATATACTCAGAAGAGGAGGAACTATCCATCGACTTAAGACGAGTGCCGTTGCTGTAAAGCACAAAATTTTGAGCACAGCAATACCTAGTGCCACAGAGATATTTTCTGGTTGGTTCAAAGCTGGAAATATTGCTAACATTACACCCAGTGCCAAATCCTGAGCAATTAAAATTGCTAGCATGATTTGTCCATGCATGGTATTAGTTTCACCTCTTTCTGACAGTGTTTTTAAGACCACAGCAGTCGAAGAAAGAGACAGGACTGCTCCCAGGAAAATTCCTTGGTTAAGACTAGAAGCAAAGCCTGTAATAATTGTAACAAATGCAACTAGCATGGTTGTCAAGCCGATTTGCAGTAGACTTCCTTGTAAGGCAATTTTTTTAACTCGTTTCAGTTCGGCTAAAGAAAATTCTACGCCTAAGACAAACAGCAAAAAAGCAACACCAATTTCTGCCAAGGATTTGATTTCTGTAACATTGCTTAATAACTTGAAACCAAAAGGACCAACAATAAATCCACTAGCTAAATAGCCCAGCAAAACCGGTTGATGCAGCCGATTTGCCAGAAAACCTCCCAGTAAGGTAGCTACTAAAACAATTGTTAAATCCAGTATTAAAATATGCTGAGTTTCCATATTCCTTTTTGTTATCAGCCTTTAGTCACGTACTTTTTTAGGCTAACTTGATATCAAGGAAGTCAACATCCATATTGCGATCGCAGTTTACCGTGGGAGAAAAGCCGACACCGCACTTGCGCCGCCAAAGCCCAACCAAAACGCCCAGAAACGTCAGCACGGGCCACAGCTAATGAAATACCTGTGTTGACATCCTCACCGGGCTAAAGCCACGGTAATAGTTACTTTTATCATTTACAGCGCTGGGAATGTGAAGGGAATACATATCTTGTAGAGACGTTACATGCAACTTCTCTACAGTGTGGTCTAATCAATCGAAAACTGCTGTAAGATGGTGAAAGCAGCAAAATTTAAGATTTTGTTTAGTTCATGGCTTGATATTATTTATGCAGTTGCTTTTTAATCAATTAGCGATCGCTCCCCGTCATCGCCTAATTTACCAACTCTGCACACTCTGACATTATTTCAGATGTTCCCCATTGGCAAAAGTATATCTACTCCCCGCAGTAGGTGAATTTTGGCGCTGACTAAGGCATCCTCAAAAGTGTCGTTGCTCATTGGTAAATCGGCAGTTATACCATTTGTGTTTGAAGATGCGCCTATCGAACTTAAGGCAAAAAATTACCAACAAAAAAATTTTCAGATTTTGTGTATCCGCTGATGCTGATTAGTTAGTAAACTGAATAACTGGCGACAGTTTCCGGGCTTCCTGACGTGGCGTCCGCGTTGATCAAAGCAGGCACAATTGATTGAATAAAAGTTATGGCGCTCATAGTTCAAAAATACGGTGGTACCTCTGTTGGTTCAGTCGAACGGATTCAGGCTGTTGCACAGCGCGTTTACAAAACTGTAAAAGCAGGAAATTCGCTGGTGGTAGTGGTTTCGGCGATGGGGAAAACCACCGATGGACTAGTCAAACTAGCCAATGCAATATCAACGAATCCTAACCGCCGGGAAATGGATATGCTGCTTTCCACTGGTGAGCAAGTAACCATTGCTTTACTTAGTATGGCATTGCTGGAAATCGGACAGCCAGCAATTTCTCTGACTGGGGGTCAGGTAGGAATTGTTACCGAAGCGGAACATACCCGCGCCCGGATTTTGCACATTGAAACCGCTCGGCTTT includes the following:
- a CDS encoding phosphate ABC transporter ATP-binding protein, with the translated sequence MNKIIPAIRVKNFGFYYGTQKIFENVSMDIQQNKVTAIIGPSSCGKSTFMKSLNRMSELEGEVRVEGKVEFFGQNIYERRINLNRLRRQVSMVFPKPNLFPMSVYDNVAYGAKLVGWHPKVELDRIVESAIKAADLWDEVKNKLHKSALDLSGGQQQRLCIARVLAVKPKVLLMDEPCSGLDPAASMKIEELIQRLRSELAIVITTHNMQQIARLSDVTAFFHSNENRIGQMLEFVPTTKIFTNALDSRTRDYVLARLS
- a CDS encoding cation:proton antiporter, whose protein sequence is METQHILILDLTIVLVATLLGGFLANRLHQPVLLGYLASGFIVGPFGFKLLSNVTEIKSLAEIGVAFLLFVLGVEFSLAELKRVKKIALQGSLLQIGLTTMLVAFVTIITGFASSLNQGIFLGAVLSLSSTAVVLKTLSERGETNTMHGQIMLAILIAQDLALGVMLAIFPALNQPENISVALGIAVLKILCFTATALVLSRWIVPPLLSILAATESDELFMLGVIALCLGLSLTTVALGLSIAMGAFVAGLMISEIDYADQALAKILPLRDTFASLFFASIGMLIDPAIVLNNFGLILGLVTLVMLGKAIIVLLISLGFGYSLKTSIIVSFGINQIGEFSFVLALVGLDLGLISQQIYYLLLGTTAITLVLTPLWLDVAPKIAASLTRIPWLTGFLQRFYTAKTLLMPEKMRGHVVVAGYGRVGQVIVNILQGQKYSVLVIENSEASLQRLRMHKIPYIFGDADSELVLEKAHLETAKALAIALPDPASTRLLLKYALAIAPNLDVIVRSHTDKEIDLLTQMGAKEVVQPEFEAALELGNHLLKTLGADESYIRTVINDIRTGKYLSIRTERI